AGCGAGTGGGGCACCCGGCCTCCTCGTGAGCGCGGGGCGGGCCAGAGGCCCCCCGCGGCGTGCACGCGTCCCTCCGACGCGCTCCTCTCCGTGCCTCTGTCGCACGGGGACTTCTCGCACGCCTCGACGCCCATCGACCACAGGGAACATCCATGACCGCAGATCTCAACCACACCGTCGTCCACGCCACCGACAAGCAGGCGTCCGCCGAGTTCCTCGCGGGGATCCTCGGGCTGGAGGTCGGCGCCCCCTTCGGGCCGTTCGTGCCGGTGGACACCGGCAACGGCGTGACGCTCGACTTCTACACCGCGCCCGACGGACAGGTCGCCTCGCAGCACTACGCCTTCCTCGTCCCCGACGAGGAGTTCGACACCATGATCGACCGTCTGGAGGCGGCGGGCGTGACGTACTACGCCGACCCGCACCACACCGAGAAGGGGAAGGTCAACGACCTCTTCGGCGGGCGGGGCGCCTACTTCGAGGACCCGGACGGCCACAACATGGAGATCATCACCCGCCCGTACGCGCGCCCCGCGTAGCCCCCGGCGGCCCGCCGCCCGCCCCTGTACGGAGCGGACGGCGGGCGCTCAGGCGGCGGGCGCGGAGAGGTCCACTCCGGTCGGGCCGGGGGCGCGCGCCGCACGACGCGGGGCGCGCCCCCGCCCTGGGTGCGGGCCCGGGTAAGGGTCCCGTCCGAGCGGGAGGCCCGGTACGGGTCCGGATCGCGTCCGAGCGGGCCCGGTCCGGGTCCGGATCGCGTCCGAGCGGGAGGCCCGGTACGGGTACGGGTCCGGGTTCAGGCAGCGGGCGCGGCCGGGCCCCCTTCGGTCGGGCCGAGCTCGGTCCGGTCAACCTCGGTCGGGTCCACCTCGGACAGGTCCCGTTCGGGCAGGTTCATTTCGGCGAGGACCTCCCCGTCGTCCGTCATGCCGAGCGCACGGAAGCCGAGCCGCGCGTAGAAGCCCTCCGGGCCGTGCTCGCCGGGCTTGTAGGTGACCGTCACCGTCGACCCGCCACGGCGCCGGACCTCGTCGCAGACGGCCGCGACGGCGAACCGGCCGTAGCCGGCGCCCTGGTGGTCGGCGGAGACGGCCAACCGCCACAGTCCACTGCGGGGCGCGGCGCCGGGCCCGTCGACGTCGAACGGGACGTCGAAGAAGGCCATCACGAAGCCGACGGCCTCCTCACCGTCGCACACCAGCCGCGGCCAGGCGATGTCGGGCGAGGCGTACGCCTCGGCGAGGGACTCCGCGACCGACTCGACGAATCCCGCCTGCTCGGGCCGTACGCGCAGCCGGCACGCGTCCGTGACGTTGTCCGGCGACGCCTTCGGGCGCGTGGCTCACCTCGCAGGTCGCACGAGCCCCGCCGATGCGCTACGGAGAGCAGCGCACAGACGGGGCAGTCGTACCGATCAGCCGAGCGCGGGAACGGGATGATCGGGAATGTCCAGCCACGGATACTCACCCGTGGCGGTCACGGTCAGCCCGAACCGTTCCGGGCCGGGACGGCCGTGCAGCGACCACCACGAGTAAGCCGCTTCCACTTCGTTCCAGAGCTGGCGCGGGCCGTGCTGCCACACCGCACACCGGCCGTCCGGCTGTCCGTCCCAGTCCACGGCTGCCCACGACGTGGCGTCGGTCGTCGCGACCCACAGGCGGGCCGCCACCCCGTCCACGTCCGGGTTGTCGTGCCACGTCCACCACACGTCGCGGAGCTGTAGCCCCATGGCGAACTGCGCGGCGAGATCCTCACCCGTCACCATCCACGGGGGAAGATCGGTAGTGGACCCAGCGGGCCGGTGGTCGTCGCGCACCACGTCCCGGTAGACCCGGAGGTCGGTGCGCTGGTTCCGCATGAGCATGAACGCGGAGTGCGGCGAGAACGGACCCGACGCTCCTCCGGTGTCGTCCACCGTCATGCGGAGCAGTCCGTAGCAGACCCATGGACTTTCCCATGGCGTGAGGATGACGCCGCCGGGCTTCACCTGGTCGACCCACTGACGCGGGACGGACCGTACGGAGCACGTGGCCACGAGCCGGTCATACGGAGCGTTGGCCGCGTGCCCTTCCGCTCCGTCGCCGGCGATCACTTCCGCGCTCAGTCCCTCCTTGCGCAGGCGGTCCCGGGCTCGGGAAGCCAACGCTTGGTCCACTTCGACGGTCGTCACGTTCTCCGCGCCGGCGACGTAGGACAGCAGCCCCGCGTTCCACCCCGTGCCCGTGCCGATCTCCAGGACCCGGTGTCCGTCGTGCACGTCGAGCATGTGCAGCATCCGGAGCACGATGGACGGGGCGGAAGCGGACGACGAAGCCCACCGCTCTCCTGCTCCTGGGTCCTCGCCGTCGTTGATCTGCGTCACCACGGAGTCATTGGCGTACACCGCCTGCAGCCACGTGTCCGGGGCGTCGGCACGGTCGCATGGCTCCAGGGCATCACCGAGGTAGACACGATCAGGCACGTACGCGGAACGGGGCACGGCCCACGCGGCATGCTCCCACTCGGGCGCCACGTATCCCTCCTGTTTCAACGCGCGCAGAAGATCGCGGTTGGCGATCCGCTCGGACGCTGCGGAGTCCGCCGCCACTGTCACTCGCCCTTCTTGTGTTTCGGCGGGTCCTTGGGCTTGGCCGTGTCCGACGACGGTTTGGACGTGCCCGGGTCCTTCCCTCCGGAGTGCTGCCCGTTGCCTCCGCTGCCGCCCTTACCCGTTCCCCATCCCATGGTGTTCCCCTATCTCGGTGTCACCGGTCGCGCCGGTACGGTTCGGCGCACTCGCTGTGCCGGTAGACCACGGCGGGCGGCCCCGACGGCCGTGCCACCGATCCCCGGCGACAGAGCTCAGGTTTCCGATCGGCTTGCCGCACTCGTGGCAGGGTCTCTCCCCCGGGCGCGAACGTCGCGTACTCGTCCCTGCGGCCATCCCTGTCTCCGGTCGTACTCGCCATCGGAGGCGTCCTCTCACGTGGACCGACGACGACCACGCTAGGGAGGAGGCAACGCCGACTGACAGGCGGTTGCACGAGATTGCACGCGAGTTATCCGAGGACGTCCAGCATCGAGGTGATCAGCGCACGAGCGGCGGCCCCGTAGACGGCCAGCGCTGCCAGTTCCGCGAACGTCTCCGCGTACATCGCCACCTCGCTCGGCTGCGTAATCGTGAGGTAGCCGGAGATCAATTCGACGTTGACCTGGGCGGCGTCATAGATCCAGAACCCTTCAGCCGGCCAGCGCTCCCGGTCGGGTCGCATGGGCACGACGCCCAGACTGACATGGGGAAGCGAGGCGATCGAGACCAAGTGGCCGAGTTGCCCGAACATGACCTCAGGACCACCCACCCCGGCCCGCAACACGGACTCCTCAACGAGGAACGCGAACCGCCGATCGCCCTCGTACAACACCCTCTGACGTTCCATGCGGGCGGCCACCGCATCAGCCACGTCGTCCACCAAACCGCGTCGTCGCTGGATCGCTCGCAGAGCAGCCGTCGTGTACGGCTGCGTCTGCATCATGCCGGGCACGAGCCACGACGAGTAGGACCGGAAACGGCGCGTCCTCTGGTACATCGGCAAGCGCGCTTCCTGCGCCCGCTTGAGGCCCGCCCGCTCCATACGCCGCCATTCGACCCACATGCCCTCGGCCGTCCGCAGCGAGGCGATCAGACCCTCGGCCTGATCCTCGGCACCGCACGCCTGACACCAGGCCCGAATGTCGTCAGCGGACGGGGGTGTCCTGGCGTTCATGATCCGGGACGACTTCGACCGACTCCATCCGCAGCGCTCGGCAAGGTCGAGACCGGTCAGCCCGGCATCCCGGCAAAGATCCGCGAGCCGTTTCGCGAGAGCCTGTCGGGCCTCCTGGGCGCTGGAAGACGCTGAGACAGCCATGGAGGCGCGATCAGGCGGGTCGGTATTCCGCATGGGGAATCGCGCGCTCCCACGCCGTCTCGTACGCGCTGACGTACTGCGCGGCCAAAGCCGGGTCGTGCACGACTTCCATACGCGGCCCGGTCCACTGCCCCTCGCCGCTGAAGTGGTGGAGGATCACGGTCTCCTCATCCATGACCCACCCGTCCAGCACAGGGAGCAGCAGATCACGCGCCCGCGAGCGCGACAGCCAACGGACGTCCTCACCGGCTGCAACGTTCGTGAAGGTGCCGTCGTACTCATACCGGACATAGTCGCTCAGTGGTTCGGAAACCACCCGCAAACGGCGCATGACGACACCCCGGCCGGTCGTCTGGGCCACCACGTCCAGCCACGGCCGCCACCAGGACTCACGGTCCGCCGAGTCGTACCGGTGCCCCTGCTGCCAGCGGATGAACTCCGGGTCATCCCGCATGTAGCTGTCCCGCATCTCCAGGTGCATCGCCGATCGCTGGGTCTTGGCGAGGCATTCACGTACCGCTGTTGCCACCACTGCCCTCACTGTCCGTACGGGGGATGAACCGGAGCATGTTCGCAGGGAGCCGGATGACGGTCTCGTGATCCGGGACGTCCGTGGAGTGACCCGGAACTGAGCCGACCTCCTGCGCCTTGCGAATCGTCTCCTCGTCCGCCTTCCATGACTGGATGATCAGGTCTCCCGTCTCCTCCTCCACCCAGATCGTCGGCGAGCCGTCATCGGGGGTGTTGGGCCAGATCCCCAGGAAGGTCAGAGCCACTGGGTACTCTCCTAGCAAATCGGTTGCACAGACGTGCATGAGCCTCGTCCTCACGCCTGAGCAGCATCAAGGGCGCATCGAGGCATGTGCGGGAGCGGGGAACAAGACACGGCCCGCCGCGGGGGCACCTGTGTACCGCACGCCACCCGACCGTGCGGGTACACAGGTGCAGACCCCGAACGACGGCTGGGCGCGGTGGTGGGATGTGCGGGGGCCTGCGAAGCCTCCCGCACGGATAGGCGCGGCGGAACCGCCGGCTGTTGCAGTACAACGATCGCTATGAGTTGGGTGGCGAACGTGATGATCTCGGTCGACATGGCCGACAGCGCGAATGTCGAGGCGTTGAGTGAGTGGTTGCGGACGGAAGCCCCTCGCCGCGGTCAACCGGAAGTCCGCGGGGTGGGGTTTCTGAAGCTGCTCACCGACGCTGGGACGAACCAGTGGGGCGGCTGGAAGCAGCCCGAGTGCGAGGTGTGGGCGGGCACCTTGAACCACGCCGACCTCGACGCCCTCAGGCAACGCGTGTCCGAGGTGCCGTGGTGTGAGCCGAACCTGGTCCAGCTGCTGGTGATGGACCAGGAGCAGGAGTTCTTCCGCACCTGGATGATCCGAGGTGGCAAACTGCGGCAGTTCGCCCCGTCAGAGCCCGACGAAGAGGACGAGGGGTTCTACCGGAACCGGTGAGCGCCCCGTTCACGCCGAGTCGCGGACGACCAGGGACGTCGGCAGGACGAGCTGGCGCGGTTCGGAGCCGGTGCCGGTGATCTCCTGGAGCAGGACGCGGGCCATCACGCGGCCCATCTCCTCGATCGGCTGCCGCACGCTCGTGAGCGGCGGGTCCATGTGGCGGGCGACCGCCGAGTCGTCCACGCCGACCAGGGCCACGTCGTCCGGGACGCGGCGGCCCGCCTCGCGCAGGGCGACCCGCGCGCCCGCCGCCATGACGTCCGACGCCGCGAACACGGCGTCCAGGTCCGGGCACCGCTCCAGGAGCTCCACCATCGCGCGGTGGCCGCCCTTCTCGGTGAAGTCGCCCGCGGCGACGAGCCGTTCGTCGGCCGTCAGGCCGGCGTCCGCCAGGCCCCGGCGGTAGCCGTCGAGGCGGCAGCGGGCCACGTACATGTCGAGCGGCCCCGTGATGGTCGCGACGCGGCGGCGGCCCCCCGCCGCCAGGTGGGCGACGGCGGAGCGGCCCGCGCCGACGTTGTCGGAGTCGACGTACGCCACGGGCTCCGCCTCGGAGCGGCGGCCGTTGAGGACCGCGGGGATGTCCAGGCCGCGCACCACGTCCGGCAGCGGGTCGTCCGCGTGGACCGACACCAGCAGCACCCCGTCGACGCGCTGCGCCGCGAGGTACTGCTCGAAGCGCTGGCGCTCCTGGCTGGTGCGGATCAGGGTGAGCAGCAGCTGCTTGTCGGCGTCCGCGAGCTCGGCGCTCACCCCGCGGATGATGTCGAGGAAGTACGGCTCGGCGAACAGCCGCGCCTCGGTCTCCGGGATGACCAGCGCCACCGCGTCCGTACGGGCCCCGGCCAGCGCGCGGGCCGCGCGGTTCGGGACGTACCCCAGCTCCGCGACGGCCCGGGAGACGGCGGCCCTGGCCCGGTCGCTGACGCGGGGCGAGCCGTTGATGACGCGCGACACCGTGCCGCGGCCGACGCCCGCCCGGGCCGCGACCTCCTCCAGGGTGGGCCTGCCCGTCTGCCGTCCGTTCACCGCCATGGGGTCACGTCTCCCGTCCGTCCTCGGTGCCGGCTCGCCCGGGGCGGAGAGCCGCGGAGCCGGCCGCCCGGCCGGGCGGGGCTCCTTGGAGTCAAGGTAGAGCCTGCCCCGCGCACCGGCCCCAGCGGGAGGGCCGGGTCCTGACCGAGAGTGGTGGGAGCGCTCCCAACGTAGCGGAAGGTGGCGCCGGTCTCCAGCGATCGGCCTTGAGGTCCTGAAGGCACGCACCGCATCGCGGACACCGGGCGCCCGCGAGGGGATCAATTCGCGTTCATCTCTTGACACCCGCACCCGCCAGGCAGCAATCTTCCGGGCATGGCGACGTGGGAGCGCTCCCACCACCACCCCGCGAGGACTCGCCGGATCCGACGCACGAGCCGCCGCACGCCGATCCGATCCGCCCCGGTCAGGCCACCCGGTCCCCCGGCCCCGGCCGCCCCACCCCCACCCCGGCGCGACCCCGCACCACCCTGGACGAGGAGAGTGGAGAATGCGCACTTCGAGCAGTACCCGTGACCTGGCCCGCAGACGCCGCCCCGCACTCGCGGTGACCGCCATCGCGGCCTGCGCGGCCCTGATCGCCGGTTGCAGCGACGGCGGGGGCGACGGCTCCGGATCGGGCGCGGGTGCCGACGGGAAGATCACCCTGCGGATCGGCACCTTCGGGTCGTTCGGCTACGACGACAAGAACGGCGCCAAGCTGTACGCCGAGTACGAGAAGCTGAACCCGCACGTCGAGATCGTCGAGTCGAACGTCGCGGACGGCCAGAAGTACTGGGACACCCTGAAGCTGCGCCTCTCCCGCAACAGCGGCCTCGCCGACATCCAGGCCGTCGAGGTCGGGTACATCGCCGAGGCGACCGGCTCCACCCTGGCCGGCAAGTGGGTCGACCTGTCGAAGACCGGGGGCGCCGACACCTCCGCTTTCCTGGACTGGAAGATCAAGCAGGCCACCACCGCCGACGGCAAGGTCATCGGCCTCGGCACCGACATCGGCCCCATGGCCATCTGCTACAACAAGGACCTCTTCGCCAAGGCGAAGCTGCCCACGGACCGCGAGCGGGTCGCGCGGCTGTGGGCCGGGGACTGGGCGAAATTCGTAACCACGGGCAAGACGTACCAGCGCAACGCCCCCGCGGGGACCGCCTTCCACGACTCCGCCAGCGGGCTGTTCAACGCCGTCCTGTCCAGCCAGCCCCAGCAGTACGCCGACGCCGAGGGCAACCTGTCCTGGGAGGAGAGCCCCGGGGTGCGCACGGCGTGGGGCCTGGCCGTCGACGCGGCGCGCAGCGGCATCACCGCGAAGCTGCGCCAGTTCGACGAGAAGGGCACCTGGAACGCCGGGTTCAAGAACTCCCGGTTCGCCACCGTCGCCTGCCCGTCCTGGATGACCGGCATCATCAAGGACCAGGCCGGTCCCGCCAACCAGGGCAAGTGGGACATCGCGGCGCCTCCCGTCGCCGGCAACTGGGGCGGGTCGTTCCTCGCCGTCCCGAAGGCGGGCAAGCACACCGAGGAGGCCGCGAAGCTGGCCGCCTGGCTGACGGCGCCCGCGCAGCACGCCAAGGTCTTCGGCGTGAACGGCAACATCCCGTCCACCAAGGACACGCTCGCCTCCGACGCCGTCCAGAACGCCAGGATCCCGTACTTCGGCGACACCCCGGTCGGGAAGATCTACTCGTCGGCGGCCGCGGGCATCACCCCCGCACCGGTGAGCCGGTACGACGGTCAGGTGAAGACGTTCGTCACGGACAACGGCATCCTCGACATCGAGCAGCGCGGCACGTCGCCCGAGGAGGCGTGGAACAACGTGAAGAAGCTGGTCGACGACAAGATCGCCCAGTAGCGCCCGGGGACCCCGGCCCCGGCCCCGGCGGACGCGGGGGCCGGGCACGGCCCGGCGGGGACGGAACCGTGCCGGGCCCGGTGGTGGGGACGGGCCCGGCGGTGGGGAGGGGCCGGCGCCGGGGTCCGCCGCCGATACGGACCCCGGCCCGCAGGCACCCCGGCCCCCGCGGGCCGCACCCGCCCACCCGAACAGCGCCCAGCCCCGCACCGAGCCGACCGGTGCACCGCGGCACCACGGGTGTGCCACGCCCGAGGGTGCACGGCGCCCACCCGTGGACGCCCTGACGCGCGCCCCATCGCCGGGCCCGCCCCACCCGACCGTGAGCGGAACACCGGCACCGGCCCACACCCTGCCGTCCGCCGAGCGCCCGGCCCACGACTGCCCCGGCGAACCCGGGCCACCCGCACCCCCGGCGAAGCCGGGCCACCGGACCCCCCGACCGAAAGGACCGCCTCGTGGCCACCTCCGTCCGGGCGGCGGCCGACGGTACGCCGCCGCCCCCTCCTCCTCCGCCCCCCGCCCTCCGGAAGCCGACACCGACCCCGGCGCGCGCCGGCTGGCGCAGCAGGCTCTACCGCCTGGACCTCAAGGCGACGCCGTACGCGTTCGTCGCGCCCTTCTTCCTCTGCTTCGCCGCGTTCGGGCTCTTCCCGCTGGTGTACACGGGCTGGCTCTCCCTGCACCGGGTCGAGCTGGGCGGCGAGGCCGAGTGGCGCGGCGCCGACAACTACACCGCCCTGTGGGACAGCGACTTCTTCTGGAACGCGCTGGCCAACACGTTCACCATCGGCGTGCTCTCCACCGTCCCCCAGCTGCTGATGGCGCTGGGCCTGGCGCACCTGCTCAACTACAAGCTGCGCGGGCGCGGCTTCTTCCGCGTCGCGGTGCTCGCCCCGTACGCCACGTCCATCGCCGCCGCCACGCTCGTCTTCGCACAGCTGTTCAACAGCGACTACGGGCTGATCAACACCGTGCTGGGCTGGGTCGGCTTCGAGCCGGTCAGCTGGGAGTCCTCGAAGTGGCCGGCGCAGATCGCCATCTCGGTGATCGTGACGTGGCGGTGGACCGGGTACAACGCGCTGATCTACCTCGCCGCGATGCAGGCCGTCCCGCAGGACCTGTACGAGGCGGCCGCGCTCGACGGGGCCTCGCGCTGGCGGCAGTTCGTCAGCGTCACGATCCCCTCGATCCGGCCGACGATCCTCTTCACCATCGTCGTGTCGACGATCGGCGCGACCCAGCTGTTCGGTGAGCCGATGCTCTTCGGCGGGAGCCTCGGCGTGAGCGGCGGCAGCGGCAACCAGTTCCAGACGCTGAGCCTGCTCATGTACGAGAAGGGCTGGGTGACGGGCGCGCTCGGGCAGGCGTCGGCCATCGCCTGGGTGATGCTGCTGCTCCTGCTGCTCATCGGCGGCCTGCGGCTGCTGTCCGCCCGCGTCCACCGCAAGAGGCAGGGGTCCTGACCGATGAAGCTCACGCAGACGGCCGGCCGGCAGCACCACGCCGGGCCCGTCACCTACGTCCTGCTGGGGCTGGCCGCCCTGGTGTCCCTGTTCCCGCTGTACTGGAACCTCGTCGCCGCCTCGCACACCGGGGAGCGTGTCGTCGAGGCGCCCGCCCCGCTGCTGCCGGGACCACGCCTGTTCGAGAACCTGTCCTTCGCCTGGAACCAGGTCGACATGGGCGAGGCCCTCGTCAACACGACCGTCGTGGCCGGGCTGGTGGCCGTGTCGACCGTGCTGTTCTCCACGCTGGCCGGGTTCGCCTTCGCCAAGCTGCCGTTCCGGGGCCGCAACGTGCTGCTGGCCCTGGTGGTCGCGACGATGACGATCCCGCCGCAGCTCAGCGTCATCCCGCTCTACCAGATCATCACCGACCTGGGCTGGGTGGACCAGCTGCAGTCGGTGGTCCTGCCGTCGCTGGTCGCCGCGTTCGGCGTGTTCTTCATGCGGCAGTACCTGCTGGAGGCGCTGCCCGTCGAACTGGTCGAGGCGGCGCGGGTGGACGGCGCGCACAGCCTGCGGATCATCTGGCACGTGGTGTTCCCGGTCGCGCGGCCCGCGATGGCCGTCCTCGGCATGCTCGTCTTCGTCCAGGCGTGGAACGACTTCTTCTGGCCGTTCATCGCGCTGACCCCGGACGGGAACCCGACGCTCCAGGTCGCGCTCGCCGGTCTGGGCTCCGGCAACCACACCATCAACCAGGCCGTCGTGCTGACGGGCGCGCTGATCTCCACCGTGCCCCTGCTGCTGGTCTTCGCGCTGCTCGGCAAGCACATCGTGGGCGGCATCACCTCGGGCGCGGTCAAGAGCTGACGCGCGCCGCCCGGCACCGCCTCGCATCACGCCGCGCCGCACCGCCGCACCGCCGCACCGCACCCCGCACACCGCACCGCCGCACCCCGCACCGCACCGCCGGTCCGGCACCCATCACGTCACTCCTTCCTACCCGCGTTGGGAGCGCTCTCCTATGACTGCGTCCGAAGCCCGGCCGCTCACCGCGACCCGCCACTTCCCGCCCGGTTTCCTCTGGGGGGCCGCCACCGCCGCGTACCAGATCGAGGGCGCCTCGGCCGAGGACGGCCGTACGCCCTCCATCTGGGACACCTTCTCCCACACGCCGGGGAAGGTGTTCGGCGGCCACACCGGTGACGTGGCCGTCGACCACTACCACCGCTTCCGCGACGACGTCCGGCTGATGCGGGAGCTGGGCCTCACGGCCTACCGCTTCTCCGTCTCCTGGTCGCGGGTGCAGCCCACCGGGCGGGGCCCCGCCGTGCAGAAGGGCCTCGACTTCTACCGGGCCCTCGTCGACGAGCTGCTCGACGCCGGCATCCGGCCCGCCCTGACCCTGTACCACTGGGACCTGCCGCAGGAGCTGGAGGACGCGGGCGGCTGGCCGGAGCGGGCCACCGCCGAGCGGTTCGGCGCGTACGCGGCGCTCGTCGCGGACGCGCTCGGCGACCGGGTGGAGCGCTGGACGACCCTCAACGAGCCCTGGTGCACCGCCTTCCTCGGGTACGGCTCCGGCGTCCACGCGCCCGGCCGCACCGA
This portion of the Streptomyces changanensis genome encodes:
- a CDS encoding helix-turn-helix domain-containing protein → MAVSASSSAQEARQALAKRLADLCRDAGLTGLDLAERCGWSRSKSSRIMNARTPPSADDIRAWCQACGAEDQAEGLIASLRTAEGMWVEWRRMERAGLKRAQEARLPMYQRTRRFRSYSSWLVPGMMQTQPYTTAALRAIQRRRGLVDDVADAVAARMERQRVLYEGDRRFAFLVEESVLRAGVGGPEVMFGQLGHLVSIASLPHVSLGVVPMRPDRERWPAEGFWIYDAAQVNVELISGYLTITQPSEVAMYAETFAELAALAVYGAAARALITSMLDVLG
- a CDS encoding LacI family DNA-binding transcriptional regulator, whose protein sequence is MAVNGRQTGRPTLEEVAARAGVGRGTVSRVINGSPRVSDRARAAVSRAVAELGYVPNRAARALAGARTDAVALVIPETEARLFAEPYFLDIIRGVSAELADADKQLLLTLIRTSQERQRFEQYLAAQRVDGVLLVSVHADDPLPDVVRGLDIPAVLNGRRSEAEPVAYVDSDNVGAGRSAVAHLAAGGRRRVATITGPLDMYVARCRLDGYRRGLADAGLTADERLVAAGDFTEKGGHRAMVELLERCPDLDAVFAASDVMAAGARVALREAGRRVPDDVALVGVDDSAVARHMDPPLTSVRQPIEEMGRVMARVLLQEITGTGSEPRQLVLPTSLVVRDSA
- a CDS encoding GNAT family N-acetyltransferase, which encodes MRVRPEQAGFVESVAESLAEAYASPDIAWPRLVCDGEEAVGFVMAFFDVPFDVDGPGAAPRSGLWRLAVSADHQGAGYGRFAVAAVCDEVRRRGGSTVTVTYKPGEHGPEGFYARLGFRALGMTDDGEVLAEMNLPERDLSEVDPTEVDRTELGPTEGGPAAPAA
- a CDS encoding VOC family protein, whose protein sequence is MTADLNHTVVHATDKQASAEFLAGILGLEVGAPFGPFVPVDTGNGVTLDFYTAPDGQVASQHYAFLVPDEEFDTMIDRLEAAGVTYYADPHHTEKGKVNDLFGGRGAYFEDPDGHNMEIITRPYARPA
- a CDS encoding ABC transporter substrate-binding protein; amino-acid sequence: MRTSSSTRDLARRRRPALAVTAIAACAALIAGCSDGGGDGSGSGAGADGKITLRIGTFGSFGYDDKNGAKLYAEYEKLNPHVEIVESNVADGQKYWDTLKLRLSRNSGLADIQAVEVGYIAEATGSTLAGKWVDLSKTGGADTSAFLDWKIKQATTADGKVIGLGTDIGPMAICYNKDLFAKAKLPTDRERVARLWAGDWAKFVTTGKTYQRNAPAGTAFHDSASGLFNAVLSSQPQQYADAEGNLSWEESPGVRTAWGLAVDAARSGITAKLRQFDEKGTWNAGFKNSRFATVACPSWMTGIIKDQAGPANQGKWDIAAPPVAGNWGGSFLAVPKAGKHTEEAAKLAAWLTAPAQHAKVFGVNGNIPSTKDTLASDAVQNARIPYFGDTPVGKIYSSAAAGITPAPVSRYDGQVKTFVTDNGILDIEQRGTSPEEAWNNVKKLVDDKIAQ
- a CDS encoding carbohydrate ABC transporter permease, which gives rise to MKLTQTAGRQHHAGPVTYVLLGLAALVSLFPLYWNLVAASHTGERVVEAPAPLLPGPRLFENLSFAWNQVDMGEALVNTTVVAGLVAVSTVLFSTLAGFAFAKLPFRGRNVLLALVVATMTIPPQLSVIPLYQIITDLGWVDQLQSVVLPSLVAAFGVFFMRQYLLEALPVELVEAARVDGAHSLRIIWHVVFPVARPAMAVLGMLVFVQAWNDFFWPFIALTPDGNPTLQVALAGLGSGNHTINQAVVLTGALISTVPLLLVFALLGKHIVGGITSGAVKS
- a CDS encoding methyltransferase domain-containing protein, translated to MTVAADSAASERIANRDLLRALKQEGYVAPEWEHAAWAVPRSAYVPDRVYLGDALEPCDRADAPDTWLQAVYANDSVVTQINDGEDPGAGERWASSSASAPSIVLRMLHMLDVHDGHRVLEIGTGTGWNAGLLSYVAGAENVTTVEVDQALASRARDRLRKEGLSAEVIAGDGAEGHAANAPYDRLVATCSVRSVPRQWVDQVKPGGVILTPWESPWVCYGLLRMTVDDTGGASGPFSPHSAFMLMRNQRTDLRVYRDVVRDDHRPAGSTTDLPPWMVTGEDLAAQFAMGLQLRDVWWTWHDNPDVDGVAARLWVATTDATSWAAVDWDGQPDGRCAVWQHGPRQLWNEVEAAYSWWSLHGRPGPERFGLTVTATGEYPWLDIPDHPVPALG
- a CDS encoding carbohydrate ABC transporter permease; translation: MATSVRAAADGTPPPPPPPPPALRKPTPTPARAGWRSRLYRLDLKATPYAFVAPFFLCFAAFGLFPLVYTGWLSLHRVELGGEAEWRGADNYTALWDSDFFWNALANTFTIGVLSTVPQLLMALGLAHLLNYKLRGRGFFRVAVLAPYATSIAAATLVFAQLFNSDYGLINTVLGWVGFEPVSWESSKWPAQIAISVIVTWRWTGYNALIYLAAMQAVPQDLYEAAALDGASRWRQFVSVTIPSIRPTILFTIVVSTIGATQLFGEPMLFGGSLGVSGGSGNQFQTLSLLMYEKGWVTGALGQASAIAWVMLLLLLLIGGLRLLSARVHRKRQGS
- a CDS encoding DUF6879 family protein, with protein sequence MATAVRECLAKTQRSAMHLEMRDSYMRDDPEFIRWQQGHRYDSADRESWWRPWLDVVAQTTGRGVVMRRLRVVSEPLSDYVRYEYDGTFTNVAAGEDVRWLSRSRARDLLLPVLDGWVMDEETVILHHFSGEGQWTGPRMEVVHDPALAAQYVSAYETAWERAIPHAEYRPA